In Armatimonadota bacterium, a single genomic region encodes these proteins:
- the infA gene encoding translation initiation factor IF-1: MARRRHYKPKTNDQSDKEKGIELDGTIVENLPNARFRVKLDEGDMEVLAHVSGKMRMHYIRIMPGDRVKVELSPYDLTMGRITFRHRN; this comes from the coding sequence ATGGCTCGACGAAGGCACTATAAACCCAAAACCAACGACCAGTCGGATAAGGAAAAAGGGATCGAACTCGATGGCACAATCGTCGAGAACCTTCCAAACGCCCGATTCCGAGTCAAGTTGGACGAAGGCGATATGGAAGTGCTCGCCCACGTCAGCGGAAAAATGCGAATGCACTATATCCGAATCATGCCAGGCGACCGGGTCAAGGTCGAACTGAGCCCCTACGACCTAACCATGGGCCGAATCACCTTCCGGCACCGAAATTAA
- a CDS encoding YceI family protein: MNRKSLLLALPFVLLVGFGSRRAALQQYEIQDPKGANGFTFAMVDGLEPVHGQGNDVSGSIMLDLEHPEKSKGKVVIGIKSLKLTSEVMSNNMMGEWCLDAAKFPTATFEVTSGKVKKAKNGEFEGTATGNLTIKGVTKSISVPVSARMVKDGVKERFGDKGGDLLMFNTRFSFNRFDFEIGKAVKETLLSNKVEVSLSCAGMLYR, translated from the coding sequence ATGAATCGCAAGTCTCTTCTCCTCGCTCTTCCGTTTGTTCTTTTGGTCGGCTTCGGCTCGCGCCGCGCCGCTCTTCAGCAGTACGAGATTCAGGATCCGAAGGGGGCGAACGGATTTACGTTTGCGATGGTCGATGGTCTTGAGCCAGTTCATGGCCAAGGCAACGATGTTTCTGGCTCGATCATGCTGGATCTGGAGCATCCGGAGAAGTCGAAGGGCAAGGTTGTGATCGGCATCAAATCTCTGAAGCTGACCAGCGAAGTGATGTCGAATAACATGATGGGCGAGTGGTGCCTGGACGCTGCGAAGTTCCCAACGGCAACTTTTGAAGTCACCTCGGGCAAGGTGAAGAAGGCGAAGAACGGCGAGTTTGAGGGCACGGCCACGGGCAATCTGACGATCAAGGGCGTGACCAAGTCGATTTCGGTTCCAGTGTCGGCTCGCATGGTGAAGGACGGCGTGAAGGAGCGGTTTGGCGATAAGGGCGGTGACCTCTTGATGTTCAACACTCGTTTTTCGTTCAACCGCTTTGACTTCGAGATTGGGAAGGCGGTTAAGGAGACTTTGCTGAGCAACAAAGTCGAGGTTAGCTTGAGCTGCGCGGGAATGTTGTACCGGTAA
- the acnA gene encoding aconitate hydratase AcnA — translation MLNSFETKSSLEVGGKSYAYYSLKSLEVRGFDISRLPYSQKVLLENLLRLEDNKSVFKADIEALAAWDAKAEPTKEISFTPARVILQDFTGVPCVVDLAAMRDAMAALGGDPTKINPLQPVELVIDHSVQVDAYGSEAALLINRDLEFERNQERYEFLKWGQKALNNFRVVPPNTGIVHQVNLENLARVTFVNPEGVAYPDTLVGTDSHTTMINGLGVLGWGVGGIEAEAAMLGQPVTMLIPQVIGFKLSGRLREGTTATDLVLTVTQMLRARGVVGKFVEFFGPGLETMPLADRATIANMAPEYGATCGIFPVDAEALRYMRLTGRSEESIELTEAYYRAQGMFWEPGAPDPVFTDTLTLDLGTVEPSVAGPKRPQDRLVLSEIRSNFASTFKDQISVAATAGGVERGLSTLTEAEAEANAAVGSVGHGSVVVAAITSCTNTSNPSVLLAAGLVAKKAVEKGLDVKPWVKTSLAPGSRVAGDIYRAAGLLEYMEALNFHIVGYGCTTCIGNSGPLPQAISDKVNKENLVVTSVLSGNRNFEGRIGPDIKANYLMSPPLVVAYALAGTINIDLNTDPLGVGADGSPVYLKDIWPTQHEVAEAVAGAVTTGLFNKHYADVFKGDEKWQAIGVEGSDRFGWDSASTYIKNPPYFEGMSATAPSTVADLHGMRALAVLGDSITTDHISPAGSIKANTPGGQFLISRGVEAKMFNSYGSRRGNDDVMVRGTFANVRLRNQLAPGTEGGYTTYLPTGEVEFIYDAAVKYKSSGTKLFIIAGKEYGSGSSRDWAAKGTFMLGVKSVLAESFERIHRSNLVGMGVLPLEFVDGASKESLGLTGHEVFDLQGLSVAVASEFADGKVLTMKATATDGSVKEFPVRVRIDTPQEIQYYVHGGILQYVLRSLLNG, via the coding sequence ATGCTGAACAGTTTTGAGACGAAGAGTTCGCTGGAAGTTGGGGGCAAGAGTTATGCCTACTATTCGCTGAAGTCGCTGGAGGTGCGAGGGTTTGACATCTCGCGACTGCCTTACTCGCAAAAGGTGCTTTTGGAGAACCTGTTGCGGCTTGAGGACAACAAGTCGGTTTTCAAGGCAGACATCGAGGCTTTGGCGGCTTGGGATGCGAAGGCGGAGCCAACGAAGGAGATCAGCTTTACTCCGGCGCGGGTTATTTTGCAGGACTTTACGGGCGTTCCTTGCGTGGTGGACCTCGCGGCGATGCGGGATGCGATGGCGGCTTTGGGCGGCGATCCGACGAAGATCAATCCTTTGCAGCCGGTTGAGCTGGTCATCGACCACTCGGTTCAGGTGGATGCTTACGGTTCGGAAGCGGCTTTGCTGATTAACCGCGACCTTGAGTTTGAGCGCAACCAGGAGCGGTATGAGTTCCTGAAGTGGGGCCAGAAGGCTCTCAACAACTTCCGTGTCGTTCCTCCGAATACGGGAATTGTTCACCAGGTGAACCTGGAGAACCTTGCGCGGGTGACGTTTGTGAACCCGGAAGGCGTTGCTTATCCGGACACTTTGGTTGGTACCGACAGCCACACCACGATGATCAACGGCCTGGGCGTTTTGGGCTGGGGCGTGGGCGGAATCGAGGCGGAGGCGGCGATGCTTGGTCAGCCGGTGACGATGTTGATTCCTCAGGTCATTGGGTTCAAGCTTTCGGGTCGTTTGCGTGAGGGGACTACGGCTACTGACCTCGTTTTGACGGTTACCCAGATGCTTCGGGCACGGGGCGTGGTTGGTAAGTTTGTTGAGTTCTTTGGCCCTGGACTTGAGACGATGCCGCTTGCGGATCGGGCGACGATTGCGAACATGGCTCCGGAGTATGGCGCGACTTGCGGAATCTTCCCGGTTGACGCGGAGGCTCTGCGGTACATGCGGCTTACCGGTCGATCGGAAGAGTCGATTGAGTTGACTGAGGCTTACTACCGGGCGCAGGGAATGTTCTGGGAGCCAGGGGCTCCCGATCCGGTGTTTACGGATACGTTGACGCTTGATCTGGGAACGGTTGAGCCTTCGGTTGCAGGACCTAAGCGGCCGCAGGATCGGTTGGTGTTGTCGGAGATTCGGTCGAACTTTGCTTCGACGTTTAAGGATCAGATTTCGGTTGCAGCCACTGCGGGTGGAGTTGAGCGCGGGCTGAGTACGTTGACTGAAGCTGAAGCCGAGGCGAATGCGGCGGTTGGTTCGGTTGGGCATGGCTCGGTGGTAGTGGCGGCGATTACGTCATGTACCAACACCTCGAACCCTTCGGTGCTTTTGGCGGCCGGTTTGGTGGCTAAGAAGGCGGTTGAGAAGGGTCTTGATGTCAAGCCTTGGGTGAAGACGTCACTGGCTCCGGGTTCGCGCGTTGCGGGAGATATTTACCGCGCGGCGGGCTTGCTGGAGTACATGGAGGCGCTGAACTTCCACATCGTGGGCTACGGTTGTACGACTTGTATTGGGAACTCGGGACCGTTGCCGCAGGCGATTAGCGACAAGGTCAATAAGGAGAACTTGGTCGTTACGTCGGTGCTTTCGGGGAACCGGAACTTTGAGGGACGAATCGGGCCGGACATCAAGGCGAACTACCTGATGTCGCCGCCGTTGGTTGTTGCCTACGCCTTGGCAGGGACGATCAATATCGACCTGAACACTGACCCGCTTGGAGTTGGGGCAGATGGCTCGCCGGTTTATCTCAAGGACATCTGGCCGACTCAGCACGAAGTTGCGGAGGCGGTTGCGGGCGCGGTGACGACGGGCTTGTTCAACAAGCACTATGCCGACGTCTTCAAGGGCGACGAGAAGTGGCAGGCGATTGGGGTTGAGGGGTCTGACCGATTTGGTTGGGATTCCGCGTCCACCTACATTAAGAATCCGCCTTACTTTGAGGGCATGTCGGCGACGGCACCTTCGACGGTCGCTGATCTGCACGGAATGCGGGCGTTGGCGGTTCTCGGCGATTCGATTACCACCGACCACATCTCGCCGGCAGGTTCGATTAAGGCGAACACTCCGGGAGGTCAGTTCCTGATCTCGCGGGGGGTTGAGGCGAAGATGTTCAACTCTTACGGCTCGCGAAGGGGGAACGACGATGTGATGGTTCGGGGGACGTTTGCCAACGTTCGGCTTCGGAATCAGCTCGCTCCGGGAACGGAGGGTGGCTACACCACTTATCTGCCGACGGGCGAGGTGGAGTTCATCTACGATGCGGCGGTTAAGTACAAGTCTTCAGGAACAAAGTTATTTATTATTGCCGGTAAGGAGTACGGTTCGGGTTCGAGCCGGGACTGGGCTGCGAAGGGGACATTCATGCTGGGTGTGAAGTCCGTTCTAGCAGAATCGTTCGAGCGGATTCACCGGTCGAACTTGGTTGGAATGGGGGTTCTTCCTTTGGAGTTTGTGGACGGCGCTTCCAAGGAGTCGCTTGGGTTGACCGGGCACGAGGTGTTTGATCTACAAGGTCTTTCTGTTGCGGTGGCTTCTGAGTTTGCCGATGGAAAGGTGCTGACGATGAAGGCAACCGCGACCGATGGCTCCGTTAAGGAGTTCCCGGTTCGAGTCCGAATCGACACTCCGCAGGAGATCCAGTACTACGTTCACGGCGGCATTCTGCAGTATGTTCTGCGATCGCTGCTGAACGGTTAA
- a CDS encoding AAA family ATPase: MLTDLSVYANLDDDEDDQPNILRTNIDFACEPKSSRKPAITDNFLQAKEKNLQFYSRANGNQRLFSQNSLVLLAGPPKIGKTTIAIALAKAIAQGKTFGGFPMEQAAAGFLSFDDSPGEILATLDRHADVNQTTPLYLSFGGDPIDTPSGQEQIENFLIKHKGEAVLFIDSLHAAIRKSQTKDARAVRKFIDPLKRIAERAGTIILLHHTDSRGNQIADHTQLQAAVSQTIQMKLEQRENHRIIQWISKGRGTGICRIAHFRSENETHYAPHNPDPLANLDPRDISTEPILKALQNGILSLAELVAETRLCAPTVKYRLTKLLKTGAVKIHHQRMGPKRYKLAI, translated from the coding sequence ATGCTCACAGATCTCAGCGTTTACGCAAACCTCGATGACGACGAAGACGACCAACCAAACATCCTACGGACTAACATCGACTTCGCCTGCGAACCCAAGTCGAGCCGGAAGCCCGCCATCACCGACAACTTCCTACAAGCAAAAGAGAAGAACCTCCAGTTCTACTCAAGAGCCAACGGAAACCAACGCCTCTTCAGTCAAAACAGCCTCGTCCTCCTCGCCGGACCACCCAAAATCGGCAAGACCACCATCGCAATCGCGCTCGCCAAAGCAATCGCCCAAGGAAAGACCTTCGGCGGGTTCCCGATGGAACAAGCCGCCGCCGGGTTTCTCAGCTTCGACGACTCCCCCGGCGAAATCCTCGCCACCCTCGACCGTCACGCCGACGTCAACCAAACCACCCCGCTCTACCTCAGCTTCGGCGGCGACCCGATCGACACTCCGTCCGGACAAGAACAAATCGAGAACTTCCTCATCAAACACAAAGGAGAAGCCGTCCTCTTCATCGACTCCCTCCATGCCGCAATCCGGAAGAGTCAAACCAAGGACGCAAGGGCTGTAAGAAAGTTCATCGACCCCCTCAAGCGCATCGCCGAACGAGCCGGAACCATCATCCTGCTCCACCACACCGACAGCCGAGGAAACCAGATCGCCGACCACACCCAACTCCAAGCCGCCGTCAGCCAAACCATCCAGATGAAGCTAGAACAACGCGAGAACCACCGAATCATCCAGTGGATCAGCAAGGGCCGTGGCACCGGAATCTGCCGAATCGCCCACTTCCGCAGCGAAAACGAAACCCACTACGCCCCCCACAACCCCGACCCCCTCGCAAACCTTGACCCAAGAGACATCAGCACCGAACCCATCCTGAAAGCTCTCCAGAATGGCATCCTCTCGCTCGCCGAACTTGTAGCCGAAACCCGACTCTGCGCTCCAACTGTCAAGTATCGGCTAACCAAGCTCCTGAAAACCGGTGCCGTGAAAATTCACCACCAACGGATGGGACCAAAACGCTACAAACTCGCCATCTAG
- a CDS encoding rod shape-determining protein: MSLMRSLFGRFHRDIGIDLGTANTLVYVAGRGIILREPSVVAVSQDDGKVIKVGAEAKRMLGRTPANIVAVRPLKDGVIADYEHTEEMLRHFIGSALSRGAFRTTVVVGIPSGVTEVERRAVIEAARKAGATAAYVVEEPMAAAIGAGLPVAEPSGSIIVDIGGGTTEVAVISLGGIVSSKSVRTAGDELDESIISYVRRAFNLAIGDRTAEQVKLEIGSAFPLEQEMDMVIKGRDLVTGLPRSAVVTSEEIRTAIAEPIREIVDAIKLTLEATPPELAGDAMERGIYLAGGGALLRGLDKLISRETLVPVHIANDPLSCVALGTGIIVEEMNENALIRKMLERSSQP; encoded by the coding sequence ATGAGTTTGATGCGATCGCTTTTTGGCAGGTTTCACCGAGACATCGGTATTGACTTAGGAACTGCCAACACCCTGGTGTACGTCGCAGGGCGAGGCATCATCCTTCGTGAGCCAAGTGTCGTCGCGGTCAGTCAGGACGACGGAAAGGTCATCAAAGTTGGCGCAGAAGCAAAGCGGATGCTCGGACGAACTCCGGCAAACATTGTCGCAGTCCGTCCTCTCAAGGATGGGGTCATTGCCGACTACGAGCACACCGAAGAGATGCTTCGGCACTTCATCGGTTCCGCACTGAGCCGAGGGGCCTTCCGGACAACGGTCGTGGTCGGAATTCCCTCCGGTGTCACCGAAGTTGAGCGTCGAGCGGTCATAGAGGCAGCTCGTAAAGCTGGCGCCACGGCCGCCTACGTCGTCGAAGAGCCGATGGCGGCGGCGATTGGCGCGGGTCTTCCCGTGGCTGAGCCGAGTGGTTCTATCATCGTGGACATTGGTGGCGGAACGACGGAAGTCGCAGTTATCTCTTTGGGCGGAATCGTCTCTTCGAAATCGGTTCGCACTGCCGGCGACGAGCTGGATGAGTCGATAATCAGCTACGTTAGACGAGCGTTCAACCTCGCCATTGGTGATCGAACCGCAGAGCAGGTCAAATTGGAAATTGGCTCCGCATTCCCGTTGGAGCAAGAAATGGATATGGTGATCAAAGGTCGCGACCTCGTAACTGGGCTGCCTCGATCCGCGGTTGTTACATCCGAAGAGATCCGAACCGCCATTGCGGAGCCGATTCGAGAGATTGTCGATGCCATCAAACTCACTTTGGAAGCAACACCTCCCGAACTTGCTGGAGACGCCATGGAGCGTGGAATCTACTTGGCTGGAGGCGGTGCTCTCCTCCGCGGCCTGGACAAACTCATCTCTCGTGAGACACTGGTTCCGGTACACATCGCGAACGATCCGCTGAGTTGCGTTGCACTCGGAACTGGAATTATCGTCGAAGAGATGAATGAAAACGCTTTGATTCGCAAAATGCTTGAGAGGTCATCCCAGCCGTAA
- a CDS encoding DUF370 domain-containing protein translates to MPAPVVLNVGFYNYVLTDKIIAMVSTESAPMRRMVQGLRQSGKVIDATQGRKTKSVVFTTSGDVVLSAISQETLARRLTEIGHAPDDAEEAEE, encoded by the coding sequence ATGCCAGCACCAGTTGTCCTAAACGTTGGATTCTACAACTATGTGCTCACAGACAAGATCATCGCTATGGTGAGCACGGAGTCAGCTCCGATGCGGAGGATGGTCCAAGGACTTCGCCAGTCGGGAAAAGTGATCGATGCCACACAGGGAAGGAAGACCAAGTCAGTGGTTTTTACGACCAGCGGTGATGTTGTCCTTTCCGCCATCTCACAAGAGACCTTGGCTCGCCGCTTGACAGAAATCGGACACGCTCCGGACGATGCTGAGGAAGCTGAAGAGTAG
- a CDS encoding DUF6855 family protein, producing MPEIGTKETPWQLKTAPGTSEYTMYRDGDVLVCKVGSTTLHYLWRCIEDCHAMLKEHDDWMDLGSADEQKEAKPGTVEAWGRSESNPIGGWYGQKKGFRGRFGMYVPPLMEVLGLVELEHNPKNNRVRAK from the coding sequence ATGCCAGAGATTGGAACCAAGGAAACACCTTGGCAACTCAAAACAGCGCCTGGAACCTCGGAATACACGATGTATCGAGATGGTGATGTTCTCGTCTGTAAAGTCGGCTCAACGACTCTTCACTACCTTTGGCGATGCATCGAAGACTGCCACGCTATGCTGAAAGAGCACGACGACTGGATGGACCTAGGCTCCGCAGATGAGCAGAAAGAAGCAAAGCCGGGCACCGTCGAAGCATGGGGCAGATCGGAATCCAATCCCATTGGCGGCTGGTATGGTCAGAAGAAGGGCTTCCGTGGTCGGTTCGGCATGTACGTTCCGCCGCTGATGGAAGTGCTCGGTTTAGTCGAACTTGAACACAACCCGAAGAACAATCGGGTGCGAGCGAAATAG
- the mreC gene encoding rod shape-determining protein MreC: MILGFAISYIQSSQRNQGKTSPLDLVVRTICQPIASISNKTYLGISGFLSGAIQGDKYSLENERLKRQLDALSLYDDRIKDLEFQVDSLRQLSELEKTFDRPKVLADVIYYSAIEDRVTIAAGKSKGIEPGMVVVCAAGLVGRVQTVAPSECQALLLTAPSFQIGATALGYNPAPYGLIRGDDTETLILGFQSENAPVKSGDMIVTSGFSEKLPRGIPRGIIIGRVLSTETRPEVGASRAIVLPKVNPGNLREVVILK; the protein is encoded by the coding sequence TTGATCCTGGGCTTTGCTATCTCTTACATCCAGTCATCGCAACGCAATCAGGGAAAGACAAGCCCTCTCGACCTGGTTGTCAGGACCATCTGTCAGCCGATTGCCTCCATCTCAAACAAAACCTACCTTGGAATATCAGGATTCCTTTCTGGAGCGATTCAAGGTGACAAATACTCTCTCGAAAATGAGCGGCTTAAGCGTCAGCTAGATGCTCTCAGCCTCTATGACGACAGGATCAAAGACCTCGAATTTCAAGTCGACTCGCTACGTCAGTTGTCTGAGCTGGAAAAGACTTTCGATCGTCCAAAAGTTCTCGCAGATGTCATCTACTATTCCGCAATCGAAGACCGAGTCACGATTGCCGCTGGAAAGAGCAAGGGAATCGAGCCGGGGATGGTGGTTGTTTGCGCAGCCGGACTCGTTGGCCGCGTACAAACTGTTGCCCCCAGCGAGTGTCAAGCACTTCTTCTCACGGCGCCCTCGTTCCAAATTGGGGCCACCGCTTTAGGCTACAATCCAGCCCCTTATGGCCTGATCCGAGGTGATGATACGGAAACCCTCATCCTTGGCTTTCAGAGCGAAAATGCTCCCGTCAAAAGCGGAGACATGATTGTGACGAGCGGATTCTCAGAAAAGCTCCCCAGAGGTATCCCGCGCGGAATCATTATTGGCAGAGTTTTAAGCACGGAAACCAGACCCGAAGTAGGTGCTTCTCGTGCAATTGTCCTCCCAAAGGTCAACCCAGGAAATCTTCGTGAGGTTGTCATTCTCAAATGA
- a CDS encoding Gfo/Idh/MocA family oxidoreductase, which translates to MLKVGLVGCGFMGSMHANVYAALDEASLVGVFDLSPEKGKAFAEKHGVKCSTSYEQLLSEVEAVDICLPTYLHKEFTVQAANAKKHVLCEKPMALNVADAEAMKAACEENNVRLMIAHCIRFWPEYAMLKQIALTGNIGELLSLNLTRYGEFPSWGSDNWLADESKAGGGALDMHIHDTDYAMYILGSPKEVFSKGTIDEKGVSHIFSTFVYDKAICHLEGGWNMPPKTPFKMAFRAVFEQGAVIMDGGPMTVYEKGKDPYVPEFPKMAAAGGGNISDMGGYFHEIKHFVDRVTTGKPFDVTTPESSIASLRMTLKEIELSKA; encoded by the coding sequence ATGTTGAAAGTTGGGCTGGTTGGGTGCGGGTTTATGGGGTCGATGCATGCGAATGTTTATGCAGCCCTTGATGAGGCTTCGCTGGTTGGGGTCTTTGATTTGAGTCCGGAGAAGGGGAAGGCTTTTGCAGAGAAGCATGGAGTGAAGTGTTCTACTTCGTATGAGCAGCTGCTGAGCGAGGTTGAGGCGGTGGATATCTGCTTGCCGACTTACTTGCACAAGGAGTTCACGGTTCAGGCCGCGAATGCGAAGAAGCATGTTCTTTGCGAGAAGCCGATGGCTCTCAATGTGGCGGATGCGGAGGCGATGAAGGCGGCTTGTGAGGAGAACAATGTGCGGCTGATGATTGCTCACTGCATCAGGTTCTGGCCGGAGTATGCGATGTTGAAGCAGATTGCCCTGACGGGCAACATCGGTGAGCTTTTGAGTCTGAACCTTACGCGCTACGGCGAGTTTCCGAGTTGGGGGAGCGACAACTGGTTGGCCGATGAGAGCAAGGCGGGCGGTGGCGCGTTGGATATGCACATTCACGACACTGACTACGCAATGTACATCTTAGGGTCCCCAAAGGAAGTTTTCTCAAAGGGAACTATCGATGAGAAGGGGGTCAGCCACATCTTCTCGACGTTTGTTTACGATAAGGCGATTTGCCACCTCGAAGGCGGCTGGAACATGCCTCCAAAGACGCCTTTCAAAATGGCTTTCCGAGCGGTTTTCGAGCAAGGCGCGGTGATTATGGATGGGGGGCCGATGACGGTTTACGAGAAGGGCAAAGACCCTTACGTGCCGGAGTTCCCTAAGATGGCGGCGGCGGGTGGCGGCAACATCAGCGATATGGGCGGGTACTTCCACGAGATCAAGCACTTTGTCGATCGGGTCACGACAGGTAAGCCGTTCGACGTGACAACACCTGAGAGCTCGATCGCTTCATTGCGGATGACTCTGAAAGAGATAGAATTGTCCAAGGCTTAA
- a CDS encoding Glu/Leu/Phe/Val dehydrogenase — protein MSAHHDVLGMAREQLSVAAKYLDLDAGLHQVLSKPMRQLIVNFPVVLDNGEVMCFEGYRVQHNSSRGPTKGGIRYHPDVDVHETTALAMWMTWKCAVVNIPYGGAKGSVKVDTKQFSRREIEKLTRRYVTEINMILGERSDIPAPDIGTNAQTMAWIMDTFSMQKGYTVPGVVTGKPVDLGGSLGRVEATGRGVIVATEEAAKTMNMNLGGAKVVVQGFGNVGATAAKIAEEHGAIVVGISDAVGGIYNPNGLPVAELMNRYAGREGGIQEFKECEKVSNRELLELECDVLIPAAIAAQIDEGNANKIKAKLLVEGANGPCTFEADKILHDRGVHVVPDILANAGGVVVSYFEWVQDLQNFFWEEDRVNDQLTKIMQRAYGQVDATMRQHKTDMRTAALIIGVKRVADATVRRGIFP, from the coding sequence ATGAGCGCACACCACGACGTCCTCGGCATGGCCCGCGAGCAGCTTAGCGTAGCGGCCAAGTACCTTGATCTTGATGCTGGTCTGCATCAGGTCCTGAGCAAGCCCATGCGGCAACTCATCGTCAACTTCCCCGTTGTGCTCGACAACGGCGAAGTGATGTGTTTCGAGGGTTACCGCGTTCAACACAACTCGTCGCGAGGTCCCACGAAGGGTGGAATCCGGTACCACCCAGACGTCGATGTTCACGAAACAACCGCTCTGGCAATGTGGATGACTTGGAAGTGCGCGGTTGTTAATATTCCTTACGGCGGAGCAAAGGGCTCCGTCAAAGTCGATACCAAGCAATTCAGCCGCCGCGAGATCGAAAAGCTCACTCGCCGATACGTTACCGAGATCAACATGATCCTTGGCGAGCGCAGCGACATTCCGGCTCCAGACATCGGCACAAACGCTCAGACCATGGCGTGGATCATGGACACCTTCTCGATGCAAAAGGGCTATACCGTGCCGGGAGTCGTCACCGGTAAGCCAGTTGACCTCGGCGGTTCATTGGGTCGCGTAGAAGCAACCGGACGAGGCGTCATCGTTGCTACTGAAGAAGCCGCTAAGACAATGAACATGAATCTCGGCGGTGCCAAAGTGGTCGTTCAAGGCTTCGGAAACGTCGGCGCTACCGCTGCCAAGATTGCCGAAGAGCATGGAGCAATCGTCGTTGGGATCTCAGATGCCGTCGGAGGGATCTACAACCCCAATGGCCTTCCGGTTGCCGAGCTCATGAACCGCTATGCAGGACGCGAAGGCGGAATCCAAGAGTTCAAAGAGTGTGAAAAAGTCTCCAACCGAGAACTCCTTGAGCTTGAATGCGACGTTCTGATTCCCGCCGCGATCGCCGCTCAGATCGATGAAGGCAACGCAAACAAAATCAAAGCGAAGTTACTCGTCGAAGGTGCAAACGGACCTTGTACGTTTGAAGCTGACAAGATTCTTCACGATCGTGGTGTTCATGTGGTCCCCGACATTCTTGCGAACGCAGGCGGTGTCGTCGTCAGCTACTTTGAGTGGGTCCAAGACCTTCAAAACTTCTTCTGGGAAGAAGATCGGGTGAACGACCAGCTCACCAAGATCATGCAGCGTGCTTATGGCCAGGTTGATGCGACGATGCGGCAGCACAAGACTGACATGCGAACCGCAGCACTCATCATCGGTGTCAAGCGAGTTGCCGACGCAACCGTACGCCGCGGAATCTTCCCCTGA
- the fabG gene encoding 3-oxoacyl-[acyl-carrier-protein] reductase, translated as MRFQDQVVIVTGASRGIGRTIAEAFSAEGAKVACIATTLEGANKTAEAIGGKGYACDVSSTASVEEVFAAIASDLGTPAVLVNNAGITRDTLMLRMKDDDWDRVLEVNLKGAFITSRTVAKPMMKARYGRIINITSVIGLHGGAGQANYAAAKAGLIGLTMTIAKEFGSRGITCNAVAPGFIESDMTEALPQEFKDDVIKRAPAGRLGTPADIAPAVLFLASQDAAYVTGQTLTVDGGLFL; from the coding sequence ATGCGTTTTCAGGATCAGGTTGTGATTGTTACGGGTGCGAGCCGGGGAATTGGACGGACGATTGCTGAGGCGTTTTCCGCCGAAGGCGCAAAAGTCGCCTGCATTGCAACCACTCTGGAAGGGGCAAACAAGACGGCTGAGGCGATTGGCGGCAAGGGCTATGCCTGCGATGTTTCGTCGACTGCTTCGGTAGAAGAGGTTTTTGCGGCAATCGCGAGCGACTTAGGTACACCAGCCGTGTTGGTGAACAACGCGGGAATCACCCGAGACACCTTGATGCTCCGAATGAAGGACGACGACTGGGATCGCGTTCTTGAGGTGAATCTCAAGGGCGCGTTTATCACTTCTCGAACCGTCGCCAAACCGATGATGAAAGCCCGGTACGGGAGAATCATCAACATCACCAGCGTGATCGGCCTCCACGGCGGAGCTGGGCAGGCGAACTACGCGGCGGCCAAAGCGGGCCTGATCGGCCTGACAATGACCATCGCCAAGGAGTTTGGCTCGCGAGGGATCACCTGCAACGCGGTGGCTCCGGGCTTCATCGAGAGCGATATGACCGAGGCTTTGCCGCAGGAGTTTAAGGACGACGTGATAAAACGCGCTCCCGCAGGACGTCTAGGGACTCCGGCGGATATTGCTCCTGCGGTCCTCTTTTTGGCCTCCCAAGATGCAGCCTATGTCACAGGGCAGACTCTCACGGTTGACGGCGGACTGTTTCTTTAA